A window from Drosophila kikkawai strain 14028-0561.14 chromosome 2L, DkikHiC1v2, whole genome shotgun sequence encodes these proteins:
- the her gene encoding RE1-silencing transcription factor, translated as MLLANIKCSDQEDAGDEEEMQISPGDVDPPWILENYESEDEFKEAHQIRTLRCSLPRCPYRTNRTHNLWRHEERHKRPVEPKPFGCPVCIYRTDKINNLRRHVAIRHPKSASVAEDPDEPPVAAPRKIHCQVLGCRYETNRAYDLKRHMDVHNNVEKSHKKYKCSLCMYSSDRKANLKRHLELRHSGIEDTVTTAEEVREELHCQEQQQILEEQGQHEELFNDLIEDLDGVKVEIEGKETEEQVYEQLEEEEEPPLITISPWKPPVLHGDITDKQVIAVNVNGQLRWFQSIDPPPGAVSKHLQLAMEEQEQQAASDQQQMDELDDELALSLAQQDQEEELLVEMLTEDQPWSFHISNEMLATPNQEESKDSNFPNWWDDGEYTKMHKNQTFRDHRQKPSKAIVQRILRNIYDIYYKPFKEERKQSEVFQIKDSWLCATQMTRMQIIKDMYSKQGT; from the exons atgctgctggccaatataAAATGCAGTGACCAGGAGGACGCTggcgacgaggaggagatgcAGATAAGCCCAGGCGACGTCGATCCTCCCTGGATCCTCGAGAACTACGAATCTGAGGACGAATTCAAGGAGGCCCATCAAATCCGAACCCTTCGCTGCAGCCTGCCTAGATGCCCGTACAGGACAAACAGGACCCACAACCTGTGGCGGCACGAGGAGAGACACAAGCGCCCGGTGGAACCAAAGCCATTTGGCTGCCCCGTCTGCATCTACAGAACCGATAAAATTAACAACTTGAGGCGGCATGTAGCCATCCGACACCCAAAATCGGCCTCAGTGGCGGAAGATCCGGATGAGCCACCGGTCGCGGCGCCCCGCAAAATCCACTGCCAGGTGCTGGGCTGCCGTTACGAAACGAATCGGGCCTATGACCTAAAGCGCCACATGGATGTGCACAACAATGTGGAGAAGAGCCACAAGAAGTACAAGTGTTCCCTGTGCATGTACAGCTCGGATAGAAAGGCCAATCTCAAGCGGCACCTGGAGCTGCGACACTCTGGCATCGAGGACACCGTAACGACTGCAGAAGAAGTAAGGGAGGAGCTACActgccaggagcagcagcagatacTAGAAGAGCAAGGGCAGCACGAGGAGCTCTTCAACGATTTGATAGAGGACCTTGACGGGGTGAAGGTCGAAATCGAGGGGaaggaaacggaggagcaagTGTAcgagcagctggaggaggaggaggaaccaCCCCTGATCACGATATCCCCATGGAAGCCACCGGTACTCCATGGAGACATTACCGACAAGCAAGTGATT GCTGTCAACGTGAATGGCCAGCTACGTTGGTTCCAATCAATCGATCCGCCGCCTGGCGCTGTGTCAAAACACCTGCAACTGGCCAtggaggagcaggaacagcagGCGGCTTCGGATCAGCAACAAATGGACGAGCTGGACGACGAGTTGGCCTTGTCCCTGGCCCAGCAGGACCAAGAGGAGGAGCTTCTGGTGGAAATGCTAACCGAAGATCAGCCGTGGAGCTTTCACATTTCCAACGAAATGTTGGCAACTCCCAACCAGGAGGAATCGAAAGACTCTAATTTCCCCAATTGGTGGGACGATGGCGAGTACACAAAGATGCACAAAAACCAAACGTTTCGGGATCACCGGCAAAAACCCTCAAAGGCTATTGTGCAACGCATACTGCGCAACATCTATGACATATACTACAAGCCCTTCAAGGAGGAGCGCAAGCAGTCCGAGGTGTTCCAGATCAAGGACTCGTGGCTATGCGCCACCCAGATGACACGCATGCAGATAATTAAAGACATGTACTCGAAGCAGGGCACATGA